The Buchnera aphidicola (Brachycaudus cardui) genomic sequence GTATCAATTAAAATTATTTTTCGATTCAAGTCTTCCGATTTACAATATCCATATTGTCTATCTCTAGTCACGCCTGGATGATTAGCGACTAATGCATTTCTGCTTTTTGTTAAACAATTAAATATAGTAGATTTTCCTACATTAGTACGACCGATTAATACAATAATAGGTGTCATTTTAAGTATATATACTCTTTTTAAAAATTTTTTGTATGTATAAATGAAAGAAATAGTTTTATGTGCGAGTTTTGCATTTATTATTTTAATTCATTTAATTTCATATTAATAATTTCTTTAGATGCATTAGAACTTTCAAGAAATAAGCTCTTTTCCCAAGCTTTTATTGCTGCTTTTTTATTATTTTGTTTAAAAAAAATATCACCTTTTATATTTTCGATTATATTAGACCAGTTATGATCATTAATAGTTTTAAGTATATTTATAGATTTTTTATATTCTTTTTGTTGTATTGTAATTTTAGTGATTCTTATTTTTAAAATATTTCTTAAATTTTCTTCTTTTGTATATTTTAAGCTATTATTTAATTGAATAA encodes the following:
- a CDS encoding YfgM family protein; amino-acid sequence: MFNFFKTKIIFFIIFFIIFSIILCYWKYSFKTDTNNLNPLQYENIIKEININKPTNLNKAETFIIQNKNIYGTLTAMFLAKKYVLKNDFQKAIIQLNNSLKYTKEENLRNILKIRITKITIQQKEYKKSINILKTINDHNWSNIIENIKGDIFFKQNNKKAAIKAWEKSLFLESSNASKEIINMKLNELK